The DNA region GACGCACGAGGAAATCCACCTCGAATGCGAGGCACTCGCCGCCCAGGGCTTTCAGAGCGTGCTGTTGCTTACCGGCGAGGCGCGGCGCGCAGCGCCGCCGTCGTACATCGGCGAGGCGGTGAGCATCGCGCACGAGCACTTTGCGTCGGTCGCCGTCGAGGTATACACGCTCGATCAATCGGATTATGAAGACTACGTCCGGCGCGGGTTGGATGGTGTGACGATCTACATGGAAACGTATGATCGATCGACGTACGCGGACGTGCATCTGATCGGCGAGAAAGTCGATTACGATTACCGGCTCGACGCAATCGAGCGCGCGGGCGGCGCCGGCGTACGGCGGTTGAGCATAGGCGCGTTGCTCGGCCTGACGGACTGGCGCGTGGACGGGTTCTGGACCGCGCTGCACGCTCGCCACGTGCAGAAAACGTGCTGGCAAAGCGCGGTGTCGGTCTCGTTCCCGCGGTTGCTGCACGTGCCCGACCGGTTCCACATCCCTGAACTTGTGACCGACAGGCAACTCGTGCAATTGATGCTCGCGCTGCGGCTGTTCCTTCCCGAGGCGGGATTCAATCTATCGACGCGCGAGACCGCGGCGTTCCGCGACAGACTCATTCCGCTCGGCGTCACGATGATGAGCGCGGGATCCTCTACTCGTCCCGGCGGATACAGCCTTTACGGCGAGGAAACGCTCGAACAATTCGAGATCGAAGACCACCGTTCCGTGCGGGAGGTGGCCGCGGCAATCAGGCGCGCGGGATATGAGCCGGTATGGAAGGATTACGATCACGCGTTCGATTCTGGCTCGTGAGTCTTGGACCGATAATCGATGCGGTGGCAACAGCGTTAGGCGGCGCTAAGGGGTGAAAGGTCGGACCGTTTTACGGGAGGCATACCGAGACCGCGCAGGACTTTGTTTAGCGCAATTACGCTGGTAGTCGTTGGAGAGGTGATCTCGATACCTATCGGCTTGCCGCTTCGGTTGTAATCGATGACAAGTCCGTGTCCCGCCTTTTCCGTGCGGAAACTTCGATCATTCGCCCGGC from Candidatus Hydrogenedentota bacterium includes:
- the thiH gene encoding 2-iminoacetate synthase ThiH, whose translation is MSFRGELEMWPAERVKACIDVMTPEDVERAIVRDERTPEDLCALLSPHATARLERIAREAQRLTRWHFGRTIGMYVPLYISNVCGADCTYCGYAVRSGNKEKRRTLTHEEIHLECEALAAQGFQSVLLLTGEARRAAPPSYIGEAVSIAHEHFASVAVEVYTLDQSDYEDYVRRGLDGVTIYMETYDRSTYADVHLIGEKVDYDYRLDAIERAGGAGVRRLSIGALLGLTDWRVDGFWTALHARHVQKTCWQSAVSVSFPRLLHVPDRFHIPELVTDRQLVQLMLALRLFLPEAGFNLSTRETAAFRDRLIPLGVTMMSAGSSTRPGGYSLYGEETLEQFEIEDHRSVREVAAAIRRAGYEPVWKDYDHAFDSGS
- a CDS encoding DUF2283 domain-containing protein, which encodes MSNSYLEVTFRRGRAIAAYLYLPRRANDRSFRTEKAGHGLVIDYNRSGKPIGIEITSPTTTSVIALNKVLRGLGMPPVKRSDLSPLSAA